The genomic window TCTCTGCCGTCCTTTATATAGGCAATGAGTTTATCCTCATACAACCCGTAGACCGTGGAATTTAAAAGCACTTCCACACCAAGTTTCTCGGTTTCTTCCAAGAGCTGCTCTCCTATGCGGAATCCTCTTATGCCCGCCTTGTGTTCTCGGGATCCAAAAAACTTGTGGATCTGCTTAAAAAGCTGGCCCCCGGGTTTTAGATTCTCATCGAGAACCGTAACTTTTACCCCGGCCCTGGCGGCTTCCACCGCGCAGGAAAGCCCTGCGGGTCCTGCCCCTATAATTGCTATCTCGGTAGTATTCATCGGGCATCTCTCCATTCTCCCAGTCCTTTCTGGGTTTTTATGACCATGCCATCTCGAACGGGAGTGACGCATGTCCTAACATTAGGGATGCCGTCCACGGTCATTATACAGTCGGTACATCTTCCGATGGCGCAAAAGATGCCCCGGGGCTTATGATGTTTGGGCGTCTCCCGGAATTTTTTGATACCCGCCGCAAGAAGCGCCGCCGCAATGGGCTCACCTTCAATAGCGGGGATTTGCTTGCCATCCACCGTGATAGTGGCATTACACACCCTGGTTTCATCTCCCAGGATGGGATGGTGTAATACACGCAATTTTATCCCTCCAGATTCGCCGATATGTCAAAATCAGGCTTTTGTATCTTTTTATTGCAAGAATTGTACCCGTAATTTTTTGTCTTTCCGCTGTTTTCTGTGATCTCGAGGATTTTAATATTTAGAAACATTATAATATGCCTTCCGTAATAGCGTCAACGGGGAAAACATTTAAAATCAAAAAAAGCGGCTGCTGCCGCTGTGGAAAAAGACCTTCTTATTTTTAGAAATATTATTATATATATTAGAAACAGTGTTTAGAAATTTCCAGCTCTCCTGCACAAGATGATATTTAGTTATATTTCCCATAAAGCCCTATGGTATTCATACCCCTTCCGGAACGAGATAGAAGCCTCCAACTCGAAAATGCTTATCAAACCCAAAAACCTTTTTTATATTTAAATCTCTCATGATAATAAATGAAGATGCATCAACATAAGAAAGGTCTTGGTCGTTATATTTCACCAAAGTTTCGTAAATTTTTTGATCGTGCTCTCTCTGTAAAAATATTACATTAATATTTATCATGATTAATCGCCACATCGGAAGGCCTCTTTGATTTCTTGCACAAACCGATTAAACCATATAGTGGATTACTAATAGCCGATTCATTTTCTTTAATATATTGATCTACCGCCATCCTTATTATTTGTGCTTCGGAAATTTTTTTATGTTGTGATATCCTTTTTAATTGTTCATTCTGATATTTATTTATATATACCTGCTTTCGAATCATTCTACTCGATGCCATACTTTTCATGCTAATCACCCCTATATACATTATATCATGGTTTATGTAATGTATGCAATATACGACTCATAATTTTTATATGTTTTAATCATACAACTTCGATTACTTCTACATCCCTTAGCCCAGTCTTAGTCAATTCCTCTATATCAAACTTTTCCTCCGCTTCATGCACTCCTTCAAGTTCCGGTCGGGTCTTGGGGTGCTCGGGCACGAAAACGGTGCAGCAGTCTGCATAGGGCTCTATAGAAATGTCGTAGGTACCTATTTTTTTAGCAAGGTCCATGATCTCCACCTTATCAAATCCTATGACCGGTCGGAATACCGGCATTTTGGCCACTTCGTTGGTGGCGATTAATGCTTCCATAGTTTGACTTGCCACCTGCCCCACGCTCTCGCCGGTTATTAGGGCTTTTGCCCCAACCCGGGCCGCTATTTCCTGGGAAATCCTCACCATCATCCTGCGCATGAGGATAGTAAGAAGTTCATCGGGACCTTTTTCGCCAAGCTCTTTCAAGACATCGGTAAAGTTCACCACATGGAGCCTCATCCTGCCGGAGTACTCGGCCAGGACCTTGCACAGATCTATGACCTTTTCCCTGGCCCTGTCGCTGGTAAAGGGGAAGCTGTGAAAATACACAGGTTCAATCTCTACGCCACGCTTCATCATCATGTATCCGGCTACGGGGCTATCGATACCTCCTGACAAAAGCAGCACCGCCCTGCCGTTGCATCCCAGAGGCAATCCCCCTGGGCCGGGGATTCTCTCGCAGTATACAAAACCTCTTTCCCTTATTTCCACCTCCACCTCGATATCGGGATGGTGGACATCGACCTTCAAGCCTTCCAGATTCGTTAATAGGTGCGCCCCCACCTCCCGGCTCACATCTGGGGATTTCAGGGGAAAAGATTTGTTGGGCCTGCGGGTTTCCACCTTGAAGGTCTTGCCCCGGTAATCGGTTTCCTTCATCACCGAAAGAGCGGTAGCCTTTATAGAATCCATGTTCAGCTCACACTCATGAGCTGGGCTTATGGCGACGATACCGAAAACCTTTTTTAAACGGTCTATAACCTCTTCCCGCGGTCCATCTACTAAACAGTAAATTCTGCCGTGAGTCTTTTGAACCCTGATGTTTTCAAAGTTCCGTAAAGCCTGCTTAATTTTCTGTATTAAAATTCTTTCAAAAAAGGGTCGGTTCTCGCCCTTGAGCGCAATTTCTCCAAAGCTTATCAGGTATAAATTTTCCATTTCCTACCTCCGTACAAATTTTCTTATCTCCGCTACCTCTTTTTTGAGAACCTCTACCGTGTAGTCTATATCCTCCATCGATAAAAATGGCGAAAGGCTGAATCGTATGGCTCCATCGATTTCTTCAGGACTTTTTCCCATGGCGGAAAGCACATGGCTCCTCCCCTCCTTATGGGAAGAACAGGCGGAACCGGTGGATACATATATGCCGTGGGACTCCAGGGTATGCAGCAAGATTTCGCCTCTGGTGCCTAAAAAGGATATGTTGAGGATATGCGGAGCTTCATTTATGGTATCGGAACTTGAGCCGGAACCATTCATATCGGTATCTGGACCGTTTAGAACTGTATCGGGAATCTCCTGCAGTATCCTATCTTTAAGCCTTTTCTTTAAATCCCTCATGATTTTCCTCCAGGAAGACAGGTTCTCAAAAGCTTCTTCCACCGCGGTACCCAGGCCTACAATACCCGGCATGTTCTCGGTACCGGACCTTATGTTCTGTTCCTGCCCACCACCATTGAAAAGAGGGTTTATCCTCACCTTTTCCTTCACAAATAAGGCTCCAATTCCTTTTGGGCCGTATATTTTATGCCCGCTTATGGATAACATATCAATTCCCTTAAGCCCCGGCACCAGCGGTATTTTCCCGAAGGCCTGCACTGCATCCACGTGGAAAAGGGTGTTTTTATTCTGGTGAATGCAAGCAGCGGCTTCTTCAATGGGCTGTATGGAGCCCACCTCGTTGTTCACATACATGATGCTTACCAGAATGGTATCAGGCCTTAAAGCCTTTTGCAGGGCCCCGGTATCTACAAATCCTTCCCCATCCGCGCTGAGATATGTAACGCAAAATCCCTCTTTCTCCAGCTGCTTGAAGGTATCCAGCACCGAAGGATGTTCTATGGCTGTGGTGATGAGGTGGTTTCCCAGCCTCCTCATACTGTATGCCGCTCCTTTTATGGCCAGGTTGTTAGACTCGGTGCCTCCCGAAGTGAAATAAATCTCCCCGGGCTTTACCCCCAGAGCCTGCGCAATGATTTCTCTGGCCTTCCGTATCAGTTTTTCTGCCTCTATTCCCTTGCGGTGAAGGGAAGATGGGTTGCCGTAGTATTTTGTCATTACATCGTACATTGTTTGTGCCACCCTGTCCAACACCTTTGTGGTGGCACTGTTGTCAAGATAAACCTCCCGCATTCAAATCACCCATTCGCATCAAAATATTCAATCCTTAAAGTTTCCCAAGATCTCATCCAACCTTTTGGAAACAGTTTCAAGAAGCCTTTCCATGTCTTCATTAAGCTTTCCATATGCTTCCACCAGCATTTTACCCTGCGGGGTAAGGGTTGCCCCTCCTCCAGATTCCCCTCCTTTGTGTCTCTCCAAAAGCTTGACCTTTAACCGGTCTTCAATCTGTTTTATCTTGCCCCAGGCCTGCCTGTAGGACATCTTTTCTATCTGGGCAGCCTGGTTTATGGAACCGTGCCGGTTTACGAGGACGAGGATCCGGTATATGCCATCTCCAAACACCTGCTCTCCATTTTTTTCCAGCCAGATCTTATATTTTAATTCCATTTTTTCTGCCCCCCGAATTTTGAAACAGCATGTGCACATTGTTGCTATAATTATACCATATTCTTTTTTGCCTGAACACGTTTTTGGTTTTTACATTATTCCTGCGGTGCCATTTCCGGCTGTTCCTGATCGGTGGTTTCAATCAATGGTCTTTTCTCCAGGTACTCTATCCTGTTATCTATGGTGGTAATCCCGAAAATATAAAGCATTGGGCAAAATCTTGTAATGCCCTCGGCTATTTTTCCTGCGCCCAGCAGGATAAGCAGGTCAGACTTTCTGGCTATTCCAAAACCCAGCATGGAAAACCCCAGTGTCAATCTAATATAGCTATCAAGCCTTCCTACATTTTTTACTATTTTCATGAAATAATCCCTTCCTTTGTTTTTCGTAGACAATATTATTATTTACCCGACAAATTTTTTTAAGTCGAAACAAGGCGAGGCACTTTTGTCAATTTCTACCATGAGAATAGTAAAATGTTTGTAGGAAACAATAATAACGGTATTAATTATATCTGGAGGTGATTATATTGCAGCTGACTCAAAAGGAAAAACTTCAACTGCAGGATGCCATAAGTCATGAGAGAATTTGCGTCATGAAGTACAACAATTATGCGAGCCAGGTCCAGGATACCGAAATAGCCTCTATGTTTAAAAATATTGCCAATAGGGAACAGCAGCATGTTGATACCCTGACAAAACTCCTGCAGCAGGGTGGAGTTCAAGCTACTACCAGTCACTAATTTTAACCATTCTACACACAATACTCTGTGACATAATAGGAGGGATAATATGCCTGTTCAGCAAAAAGCCATGGGAACCACCGCCGACAAGGATATGCTCAACGACATGTTAATGACGGAAAAATACGTATCCGGCCACTATGAAACAGCCATTATGGAATCCGCCAATGAATCCGTGAGAAATGCCCTTCGTCAGATACAGGATGAAGAACAGCAGCACGCCAAGATGATCTTTGATGCCATGAATCAGCGGGGCTGGTACAATCCCCAGTAAAAAAGCAGTCCTTTGCGGACTGCTTTTTAAATAATCACTTTAACTTTATATGAGGTGTCATTATGGGCAATGATAGATATGATGCCATAGTTGTGGGTGCCGGTCCGGCCGGAAGCGCTGCCGCTCTCACCATGGCCCAAAACAATATGTCGGTTTTGCTTGTGGAACGGGGAGAATATGCCGGGGCAAAGAACGTCTTTGGA from Biomaibacter acetigenes includes these protein-coding regions:
- a CDS encoding (2Fe-2S)-binding protein — encoded protein: MRVLHHPILGDETRVCNATITVDGKQIPAIEGEPIAAALLAAGIKKFRETPKHHKPRGIFCAIGRCTDCIMTVDGIPNVRTCVTPVRDGMVIKTQKGLGEWRDAR
- the thiI gene encoding tRNA uracil 4-sulfurtransferase ThiI → MENLYLISFGEIALKGENRPFFERILIQKIKQALRNFENIRVQKTHGRIYCLVDGPREEVIDRLKKVFGIVAISPAHECELNMDSIKATALSVMKETDYRGKTFKVETRRPNKSFPLKSPDVSREVGAHLLTNLEGLKVDVHHPDIEVEVEIRERGFVYCERIPGPGGLPLGCNGRAVLLLSGGIDSPVAGYMMMKRGVEIEPVYFHSFPFTSDRAREKVIDLCKVLAEYSGRMRLHVVNFTDVLKELGEKGPDELLTILMRRMMVRISQEIAARVGAKALITGESVGQVASQTMEALIATNEVAKMPVFRPVIGFDKVEIMDLAKKIGTYDISIEPYADCCTVFVPEHPKTRPELEGVHEAEEKFDIEELTKTGLRDVEVIEVV
- a CDS encoding cysteine desulfurase family protein; its protein translation is MREVYLDNSATTKVLDRVAQTMYDVMTKYYGNPSSLHRKGIEAEKLIRKAREIIAQALGVKPGEIYFTSGGTESNNLAIKGAAYSMRRLGNHLITTAIEHPSVLDTFKQLEKEGFCVTYLSADGEGFVDTGALQKALRPDTILVSIMYVNNEVGSIQPIEEAAACIHQNKNTLFHVDAVQAFGKIPLVPGLKGIDMLSISGHKIYGPKGIGALFVKEKVRINPLFNGGGQEQNIRSGTENMPGIVGLGTAVEEAFENLSSWRKIMRDLKKRLKDRILQEIPDTVLNGPDTDMNGSGSSSDTINEAPHILNISFLGTRGEILLHTLESHGIYVSTGSACSSHKEGRSHVLSAMGKSPEEIDGAIRFSLSPFLSMEDIDYTVEVLKKEVAEIRKFVRR
- a CDS encoding winged helix-turn-helix domain-containing protein, with protein sequence MELKYKIWLEKNGEQVFGDGIYRILVLVNRHGSINQAAQIEKMSYRQAWGKIKQIEDRLKVKLLERHKGGESGGGATLTPQGKMLVEAYGKLNEDMERLLETVSKRLDEILGNFKD
- a CDS encoding YgaP family membrane protein, which gives rise to MKIVKNVGRLDSYIRLTLGFSMLGFGIARKSDLLILLGAGKIAEGITRFCPMLYIFGITTIDNRIEYLEKRPLIETTDQEQPEMAPQE
- a CDS encoding ferritin-like domain-containing protein; amino-acid sequence: MQLTQKEKLQLQDAISHERICVMKYNNYASQVQDTEIASMFKNIANREQQHVDTLTKLLQQGGVQATTSH
- a CDS encoding spore coat protein, whose product is MPVQQKAMGTTADKDMLNDMLMTEKYVSGHYETAIMESANESVRNALRQIQDEEQQHAKMIFDAMNQRGWYNPQ